The window ATAAAAAACATTAGAAAGTACAATAAATTTATTGTTTTAACGAAAGGTGACGAAAATGAATGGAGCCGTTTCTCTAAAAATGTAATTACTATACCTAATCCTCAAACATTTAAAATTAATCAAAAGGGTTTAACTTTACCAAGAGAAAAGCTTGCCGTTGCTGTAGGACGATTTGAACCTGAAAAACAATTGGATCAACTCATATTAATTTGGAAAAGAGTTGTAGATAAATACCCGGACTGGAAATTGATTTTAAAAGGATCTGGGAGTCAAAGGGATTATTACCAAAAGCTTATTGATGATAATAATTTGAAATCGAATGTTTTGCTAGAGCAGCCAGGTGTAGAAATGGATGCTTTTTATCGAAATGCATCTATGTATTTGATGGCTTCCAAATTTGAAGGATTTTCTTTAGTGATATTGGAGGCAATGCAGTCTGGTTTACCGGTTGTAGCTTATAATTGTAAATATGGGCCCTCAGAGCTTATAAGTGACGAAGAAAACGGTTTCTTGGTACCATTAAATCATAGTGAGGATTTTTTAGGAAAAATTTTTAAGTTAATAGAAGATGAAGAGCTAAGAAGAACAATGTCGGTTAAGGCTATTGAGAATGCTAAAAAATATGAAATCGAAAAAGTGATGGATATTTGGAAAAACCTTTTTGAGAAGTTACATAATGATAAATAAGATTTATTTAATACAAGCCCACCAATATCCTGAGCAATTATTTCGAATGATTAATAGATTGAATGAGGAGGGTACTCTTTTTTATATTCATATTGATTTTAAATCTGATTTGAATGAATTTCAGAAAATTATAAAGGGGGAAAATATTTTTTTTATAGAGAATAGAGTTGATTGTATTTGGGGAGATTTTTCGCAGGTTCAGGCAACACTCAATATGATACAAGAAGTTTTGAAAATAGATTATAATCCTAATACAAGGGTTGTCTTATTGAGCGGTCAAGATTATCCAATAAAATCACTAGACTTCATTAACGATTTTTTTGAAAAACATGAAGGCTTTTCTTTTATCAATATTGAAAATATAACCCAGTCCGGTAGCCATCATTTAAAAAATCTTAAGGCTTTTAAGCTTAATCATAGTAGCCAACGATATGACTTTACAATGATTTCAAAATATCATTATAAAAGTATTATCAAAGGAATAATCAATAGAAAAATTCAATTTAAAGATCTAGTATTAATTTTCAAAACAAAGAAACTTCCCTTTCATATTACATTCTATAGAGGGTCAAATTGGTTTTCTTTTAATTATCTTACATTGCAAAAAATAATTGATTTTTATAATGATCATAAAAATGATTTAGAATTTTTTTTCAAACAAACTTTGTGCCCTGACGAAATCTTTTTCCATAGTATACTTATACATCTAAAAAAAGATGATAATACAATAAATATTATGCCTTCACTTACTTATGATAATTGGATTAGGGAAGGAGTTGAATTACCTGTTACATTCAAAAAGAAGATATGCATGAGCTATTATCTCAACCAGAGTATAAGTTATTTGCTAGAAAATTTGATACAAGTTTAGATTCTAGGGTGTTGGACGAATTGGATAAAATATAAAATTATGGCTAAAGTATCGATCTTAGTTCCTATTTATGGAGTCGAAAAATTTATTGAAAGATGTGCTATTTCTTTATTTGAACAGACCTTTGATGATATTGAATATATATTTGTAAATGATCAATCAAAAGATAAATCCATTGAAATTCTTGAAAATGTTATTTTACGTTATCCAAACCGAAATAAGAATATTAAAATAATAAATCATATTGTTAATAAAGGATTAGCCGGTGCTAGAAATACAGGGATAGCAAATGCAACAGGAGATTATATTTTACATATTGATAGTGATGATTATATAGAATTAAATACAATTGAATTATTATATAACAAAGCGATTAATGATAATGCGGATATAGTAGTTTGTAACTTTTTTCTTGAATGGAGTCATACACAAAAGAAAGTAATTCAATCCTTTAATGGAAATGTAAACATTTTTATCGAAAATATCTTAGCGGGAAAGATTGTAACATCAGTGTGGAATAAGTTGATCAAGAGGAGTTTATATGTAGATAATAATATCCATGCAATTGAAGGTGTTAATTTGGGAGAAGACTTTGTAACAATTCCAAAGCTTATATATTATTCTCAAAAGATTTCAAAAGTGAGTGATTGTTTGTACCATTATGTTCAGATAAATGCCAATTCATATACAAAAAAGATATCCGATAAAAATATAGAAAATTTAGTTAGTGTATATTCAGAATTAGAAATTTTTTTTAAAAATACACCTAATTCTAAAGATTTCTTATCTTCAATGCGTAAAAGTAAACTTATCAAGAAGATAGAGCTTTTATTACGATCAAATCGGGAAAATTTTGATAAAATTGTAAACTTATTTCCCGATACAGATAATATACAGAATGTAAATTTTTTAAATGGTAGAGATAAAATAGTATTTTACTTAATGAAAAGAAAAAGTAATACGGCATTGAAGGGGTATATAAATTTATATAGCAATTTGTTTTTATTGATTCAGAAGATAAAGGGTAGGTAATAATTATGGAAAGAAAAGGTAAAATTGAGTTTAATTTATTAACTGTATTAACTTATTTAGTGTCCCCATTTTTGGCACTTCCATTAATTCTATATGGAATGATAAAAAACATGCGAATGAGTGCCTTTTTTTATGGTATTTCCGTTGCATTTGTAAGCTTTTTATATATTCCACCTTTTGAATGGGATAAAGCAAGGCATATGGAGTTTTACAATTTTTCAAAAATTCTATCATTAAAAGAATTTTTTGAAATAAATTTTAAATCTCAGCCTGATTTTATATTCAGACTTCTTTTGTTTATTGGGGCTCAAATAAATATCAATGTTCACTATATATTTTTCTTTGTTACCTTTATAACGGTTTATCTAATTTTTAAAGTTTACTTTAAAGAATATAATAAACCTAACATAATAGGGAAATATAGCCTATTAATAGTACCTCTTTTTATTTTCTCAATATCATATACAGATATAATATCGGGATTGAGATATACTCTTGCAATTAGTTTTATCTTTTACGGATATTATACGGGGCTCCTAGAAAAGAAGAAATCCTCTGTAATATGGATTCTATTAGGTGTATTTACACACTTTTCTGTAATTCTATTTGCTCTTTTATTTATTTTTTTTCCACTCACTAAAAATATAAAATTGAAGTGGCTCAAACTTGCTCTATTATTTTCAACCTTTTTTATATTGATACCCGAAAAAATAATGTTACAATTTTTTGTAGGTATAGGTATGGGAGATGTTGTTGATGCAAAACTTAATGCATATTTAGATAAAACAGTAATCGTAGAAGTAGATAGCTTTGCCGTGAAAGTAATCAATTTTTTTAATGTAATTTGGGTAATTATCTTAAATGGCGTTTTATTATTAAGAAAAAATAAGAATGAGTCAGTTTATGTGAGAATACTGATGATATTACTTATAACGACTAATATATTTATTTCATTTCCTATTATTTACAATAGATATAATTTGTTCTTAAAATTGTTCTTGGTACTTTTTTTGCTTAGAGAAGAAGTCCAATACAATAAAATCAAACTAACACTTGTATTTACTACTTTTCTTTTTATGATCTTTTTTAATCAAATTATAGTGATGAGAGTTGTTTTGGTGGATATGCTTCAGCCAGAGTTTCAAAAATGGAGCTTTATCTATACTATTTTCGAAAATAATTTTGGATTAAAAGATATTAAGTAAAATCAATATAGTTTTATATAGTAAAAATTTCATAAATACATTATTAATATACTTTTATAAATGAGAATAGGCTTACTAGTTGGAGATATTACTAGACCAGGAGGAACTGAGAAAGCGTTAATAAGTTTGATAAAGCTTTTTGGCAAAGAACACGATTTTGTAATTTTCAGCCCTGCATCTAATGAGGAAAATGTACCTTTTATAAAATCCCGAGTCAGGTCAAAGTTCATCATTTTAATTTGAGAAGTATTCCTAATACTCTATTTGATAAAATCAAATGGTATAAAAAGTTTTATCAACTTTTAAAAAAAGAAACTAATAAAGAGTTATTTGATTATTTAATAGGGTATGGACATAGTATGAGTATTATATTATCTTTTTTTTCCAAAAATAATATGAGCCTATATGCCTACGAGCATGCAGACTATCAAACAATGCCTGTTTTGACAAAAATGCTTGTAAATATGCTATATAAGAAATTGACTGGTATTATTGTTCTATCAAAACCAGCTTATATTAATTTTAAGCATTTAAATAAAAATGTATTGGTAATCCCTAATTATATTGAAATCCCTGATAATCAAACTGGAAATATAAAGAAAGATAGGATTATTATGGTAGGGAGATTAAGTGAAGAAAAAGGCTATGAAAGAATAATCCCCATTGCAGAAAAGCTAAAACAAGATTTTCCTACTTGGATGATCGATATTTTTGGTGATGGCCCTTTAATGAATCATTTAGAACAGCTCTATTTAGATAATGATCTGATGAATGTAAAACTGCATGGTTCAGTAAAAAATATCAATCAAGAGTTAAATATCGCGAAAATTTTTATCATGACATCGTATACCGAAGCTATGCCGTTTGTTATTTTAGAAGCTAAAACTTTTGAGTTGCCTGTTATTGCCTATGAAAATGAAGGGGCTAAGCTTTTAATTTCAGACAGTATTGATGGCTTTTTAATTAAAGAAAATGATACTGTGGCTTTTTATGAAAAGTTGAAAAGCTTAATTTTAAATGAACAAGATCGGATTGAAAAAGGGAAAAAGGAAGGCAAAGCCTTTCGGAATATAGTACAGAAGTTGTGAAAAATAAATGGAACAAAATATTTAATTTAAGGTCATGAAAATTGTTTTCGATAATATTATATTTTGGTTACAGAGATCTGGAGGTGGCTCTGTTTATTGGACAGAGTTGATAAAGAGGTTTAACAATTTGGAAGGTATTGATGTGAAGTTTTATGATGAAAAAGAAAATTGTAATAATATATTTAGGAAAGAGATCAAATTAAAAAATGTATCTATTGAAAATTTTCTGCATCTAAAAATAAGGAGATATTTAAATTTCAGGGAAAGAATTGAAGAAAAGAGCATTTTTCATTCTAGCTATTTTAGAGTCTCCAAATCTAAAAACGCTATCAATGTTACCACAATACATGATCTAACTGCAGAGAAATTTACTACAGGGCTTGGTAGATTTGTTAATTATCATCAAAAAAAACATGCCATAAAAAACTCAGATGGAATTATATGTATCTCTGAGAATACGAAAAAGATTTACTGGAGTTTTTTCCAGAAGTGGAAAATAAAAAAATAAGAGTTATTTATAACGGTGTCAGTGATGATTTCTTCAAAATTGAACATAATTTTAATTTAGGTGAAATAGACAAAAGGTTCTTATCCTTAGAAGATACTAAATATCTTTTGTTTGTCGGACGTAGAAATTCATATAAGAATTTTCATTTGGTGGTAAAAGCTGCTTGTCTGGTTAAAAGTGAATATAAATTAGTCATAGTTGGAGAAGAATTGAATAAAGAGGAATATGCTTTAATTAACAAATATTTAGGTGACCATTTTATTATTTTCAATAAATTGGATAATAATAAATTAAATTATTTATATAATAAAGCTTTTGTTTTACTATACCCTTCTCTTTATGAGGGGTTTGGTATTCCTATTGTTGAGGCAATGAAAGCACACTGTCCTGTAATTGCAGCAAATAATTCGTCAATACCAGAAGTTGCTGGAGATGCTGCAATTCTTTATGATAATATTAATGAAAATTTAATTGTGGATGGAATTAAAAAGTTGGAAAGTACATCATTTAGAGCTGAT of the Chryseobacterium capnotolerans genome contains:
- a CDS encoding glycosyltransferase family 2 protein codes for the protein MAKVSILVPIYGVEKFIERCAISLFEQTFDDIEYIFVNDQSKDKSIEILENVILRYPNRNKNIKIINHIVNKGLAGARNTGIANATGDYILHIDSDDYIELNTIELLYNKAINDNADIVVCNFFLEWSHTQKKVIQSFNGNVNIFIENILAGKIVTSVWNKLIKRSLYVDNNIHAIEGVNLGEDFVTIPKLIYYSQKISKVSDCLYHYVQINANSYTKKISDKNIENLVSVYSELEIFFKNTPNSKDFLSSMRKSKLIKKIELLLRSNRENFDKIVNLFPDTDNIQNVNFLNGRDKIVFYLMKRKSNTALKGYINLYSNLFLLIQKIKGR
- a CDS encoding glycosyltransferase family 4 protein; this translates as MENKKIRVIYNGVSDDFFKIEHNFNLGEIDKRFLSLEDTKYLLFVGRRNSYKNFHLVVKAACLVKSEYKLVIVGEELNKEEYALINKYLGDHFIIFNKLDNNKLNYLYNKAFVLLYPSLYEGFGIPIVEAMKAHCPVIAANNSSIPEVAGDAAILYDNINENLIVDGIKKLESTSFRADIIKKGIQQFPKFDWNKTYLNYLEFYKELYDGK
- a CDS encoding glycosyltransferase is translated as MRSIPNTLFDKIKWYKKFYQLLKKETNKELFDYLIGYGHSMSIILSFFSKNNMSLYAYEHADYQTMPVLTKMLVNMLYKKLTGIIVLSKPAYINFKHLNKNVLVIPNYIEIPDNQTGNIKKDRIIMVGRLSEEKGYERIIPIAEKLKQDFPTWMIDIFGDGPLMNHLEQLYLDNDLMNVKLHGSVKNINQELNIAKIFIMTSYTEAMPFVILEAKTFELPVIAYENEGAKLLISDSIDGFLIKENDTVAFYEKLKSLILNEQDRIEKGKKEGKAFRNIVQKL
- a CDS encoding glycosyltransferase — encoded protein: MGGAEFYILNSIQDDGSIKLAEYHVTIGAFESINEYLKGFQKLKAKISFQKFIKNIRKYNKFIVLTKGDENEWSRFSKNVITIPNPQTFKINQKGLTLPREKLAVAVGRFEPEKQLDQLILIWKRVVDKYPDWKLILKGSGSQRDYYQKLIDDNNLKSNVLLEQPGVEMDAFYRNASMYLMASKFEGFSLVILEAMQSGLPVVAYNCKYGPSELISDEENGFLVPLNHSEDFLGKIFKLIEDEELRRTMSVKAIENAKKYEIEKVMDIWKNLFEKLHNDK
- a CDS encoding EpsG family protein; the encoded protein is MERKGKIEFNLLTVLTYLVSPFLALPLILYGMIKNMRMSAFFYGISVAFVSFLYIPPFEWDKARHMEFYNFSKILSLKEFFEINFKSQPDFIFRLLLFIGAQININVHYIFFFVTFITVYLIFKVYFKEYNKPNIIGKYSLLIVPLFIFSISYTDIISGLRYTLAISFIFYGYYTGLLEKKKSSVIWILLGVFTHFSVILFALLFIFFPLTKNIKLKWLKLALLFSTFFILIPEKIMLQFFVGIGMGDVVDAKLNAYLDKTVIVEVDSFAVKVINFFNVIWVIILNGVLLLRKNKNESVYVRILMILLITTNIFISFPIIYNRYNLFLKLFLVLFLLREEVQYNKIKLTLVFTTFLFMIFFNQIIVMRVVLVDMLQPEFQKWSFIYTIFENNFGLKDIK
- a CDS encoding beta-1,6-N-acetylglucosaminyltransferase → MINKIYLIQAHQYPEQLFRMINRLNEEGTLFYIHIDFKSDLNEFQKIIKGENIFFIENRVDCIWGDFSQVQATLNMIQEVLKIDYNPNTRVVLLSGQDYPIKSLDFINDFFEKHEGFSFINIENITQSGSHHLKNLKAFKLNHSSQRYDFTMISKYHYKSIIKGIINRKIQFKDLVLIFKTKKLPFHITFYRGSNWFSFNYLTLQKIIDFYNDHKNDLEFFFKQTLCPDEIFFHSILIHLKKDDNTINIMPSLTYDNWIREGVELPVTFKKKICMSYYLNQSISYLLENLIQV